In Numidum massiliense, a single genomic region encodes these proteins:
- a CDS encoding ABC transporter ATP-binding protein → MAPIVEMKGITKRFPGIVANDSIDLIVQEGEIHALLGENGAGKSTLMNILFGLYSPDEGYIRVRGNKVDVTNPNEANRLGIGMVHQHFMLVEPFTVTENIVLGNEPVGGGVIDMKTAEARVRELSEKYGLQVDPRAKIRDISVGMQQRVEILKTLYRGADIIIFDEPTAVLTPQEIDELIDIMRNLVANGKSIIFITHKLKEITRVCDTVTIIRRGKFIDRLPVAGTNESVLAAKMVGREVSFKVDKKPAEPAQPVLEVKDLHLRDRRGVEKLRGLSLEVRAGEIVGIAGVDGNGQSELIEAITGLQKATSGQILLNRKNVAGYKPRQITESGLGHIPEDRHRHGLVLDFTVAENIALQTYYQSPFATGLQLNYPEIYKKARQLIEEFDVRTPSEHTPARALSGGNQQKAIIAREVDRDPNLLIAAQPTRGLDVGAIEFIHRRLIAQRDRGKAVLLVSLELDEILNVSDRVLVIYEGRIVGDVKPADTSEEELGLLMAGGAVANSKEGN, encoded by the coding sequence ATGGCGCCTATCGTAGAAATGAAGGGGATTACGAAACGCTTTCCCGGCATTGTCGCGAATGACTCGATTGACCTAATCGTGCAAGAAGGCGAAATCCACGCCCTACTCGGAGAAAACGGGGCTGGAAAATCGACGCTCATGAACATTTTGTTTGGACTTTATTCGCCAGATGAAGGATATATTCGAGTACGCGGCAACAAAGTCGACGTCACTAACCCGAACGAAGCGAACCGACTCGGGATCGGCATGGTGCACCAACACTTTATGCTCGTCGAGCCGTTCACAGTGACAGAAAACATCGTACTCGGTAACGAGCCAGTAGGCGGCGGTGTCATCGATATGAAGACCGCAGAGGCGAGGGTGCGTGAGTTATCGGAAAAATACGGGCTACAAGTTGACCCGCGTGCCAAAATACGCGACATTTCTGTCGGGATGCAGCAACGCGTTGAAATTTTGAAGACGCTGTACCGCGGAGCTGACATCATCATTTTTGACGAACCGACAGCGGTGCTCACGCCGCAAGAAATCGATGAACTGATCGACATTATGCGCAACCTCGTCGCGAACGGCAAATCGATTATTTTTATTACGCACAAACTAAAAGAAATTACTCGCGTTTGTGACACCGTTACGATTATTCGCCGCGGGAAATTTATCGACCGCTTACCGGTTGCCGGGACGAACGAATCGGTGTTGGCCGCAAAGATGGTCGGTCGCGAAGTGTCGTTTAAAGTAGACAAAAAGCCAGCGGAACCGGCCCAACCGGTGCTGGAAGTAAAAGATTTACACTTGCGCGATCGCCGCGGCGTGGAGAAGCTGCGCGGACTCAGTTTAGAGGTGCGCGCCGGGGAAATTGTCGGTATTGCCGGCGTCGACGGCAACGGTCAGTCGGAATTGATCGAAGCGATCACCGGGCTGCAAAAAGCGACTTCGGGACAAATTTTGCTTAACAGAAAAAATGTCGCAGGGTATAAGCCGCGGCAAATAACGGAATCAGGTCTAGGGCACATTCCAGAAGACCGGCATCGCCACGGACTCGTGCTCGACTTCACTGTCGCAGAAAACATCGCCTTGCAAACATATTATCAATCGCCGTTTGCGACAGGATTACAGTTAAACTACCCGGAAATATATAAAAAGGCGCGTCAGCTGATCGAAGAATTTGACGTGCGCACGCCGAGTGAACATACACCGGCGCGGGCACTCTCGGGCGGTAACCAGCAAAAGGCGATCATCGCGCGCGAAGTCGACCGCGATCCAAACTTGCTCATCGCTGCACAACCGACGCGCGGCCTCGACGTCGGGGCAATCGAATTTATTCACCGCCGCTTGATCGCGCAGCGCGACCGCGGCAAAGCGGTGCTCCTCGTTTCGTTAGAACTGGACGAAATTCTTAATGTGAGTGACCGCGTGCTCGTCATTTACGAAGGCCGCATCGTCGGCGATGTCAAACCAGCCGATACTTCCGAAGAAGAACTCGGTTTACTTATGGCCGGCGGAGCCGTAGCCAACAGTAAGGAGGGAAACTAG
- a CDS encoding ribonuclease J: MYVVEDGKDIVVIDCGIMFPEEEMLGIDVVIPDITYLVENKERVRGILLTHGHEDHIGGLPYVLKEVNVPVYGTKFTLGLVENKLQEHYMLNETKRILINNQSKIKLGGMTATFFKTTHSIPDCVGVCLETSAGRVVHTGDFRFDQSPVNNQQADYYKMAQLGERGVLCLLSDSTNAEKPGFTGSEQGVGEALDEVFHNAAQRIVVATFASNVHRIQQVINSAVKYNRKVCVIGRSMVNVVNLGIELNYLHAPDDIFVDVDDVNRLPAHEVVILSTGSQGEPMSALTRMARNAHRKVDILPGDTVVIAATPIPGNEKYVSRTVDQLFRIGANVVYSGGGSHGVHVSGHGHQEDLKLMLNLIKPEYFIPIHGEYRMQRVHAQLAESTGVKPENIFVLDNGDTVEFTKDGARLGSKVPTGKVLIDGLGVGDVGNIVLRDRKLLSQDGILVVVVTLSKQKRIVLSGPDIISRGFVYVRESEKLLDEANQLVSETLDRCMNDNINEWASLKTNVREALGRFLYEKTRRRPMILPIIMEV, encoded by the coding sequence ATGTACGTCGTGGAAGACGGGAAAGACATCGTGGTCATCGACTGCGGCATTATGTTTCCGGAAGAGGAGATGCTCGGGATCGACGTCGTTATTCCGGACATTACGTATCTCGTGGAGAACAAGGAACGGGTGCGGGGGATTTTGTTAACCCACGGGCACGAAGACCACATCGGTGGCCTGCCTTATGTGCTTAAAGAAGTCAATGTTCCCGTCTACGGTACGAAATTTACGTTAGGCCTTGTAGAAAACAAATTACAAGAGCACTACATGTTGAACGAAACAAAACGAATTTTGATCAATAATCAGTCTAAAATCAAACTGGGAGGCATGACGGCGACGTTCTTTAAAACGACGCACAGTATACCGGACTGTGTCGGTGTTTGTTTAGAAACGTCTGCTGGACGTGTCGTACACACAGGTGACTTCCGCTTCGATCAGAGCCCGGTGAACAACCAGCAAGCCGATTACTACAAAATGGCGCAGCTCGGTGAGCGGGGCGTACTTTGCCTACTTTCCGATAGTACGAATGCGGAGAAGCCCGGGTTCACTGGCTCGGAACAAGGTGTGGGCGAAGCGCTCGACGAAGTGTTTCACAATGCGGCGCAACGCATCGTTGTAGCGACGTTTGCTTCGAACGTGCACCGCATTCAGCAAGTGATCAATTCGGCGGTGAAGTATAACCGTAAAGTGTGCGTCATCGGCCGCAGTATGGTTAACGTCGTTAACTTAGGGATCGAGCTAAACTATTTGCACGCGCCTGACGACATTTTCGTCGACGTCGACGACGTTAATCGCTTGCCGGCACACGAAGTCGTCATTTTGTCTACGGGAAGCCAAGGTGAACCGATGTCGGCGCTAACGCGGATGGCGCGTAACGCCCACCGAAAGGTTGACATTTTACCCGGGGATACGGTCGTCATTGCCGCTACCCCGATCCCGGGGAACGAAAAATACGTGTCTCGTACGGTCGACCAACTGTTCCGCATCGGCGCGAACGTCGTATACAGCGGCGGTGGTTCTCACGGCGTACATGTATCCGGCCACGGCCACCAAGAAGATTTAAAACTGATGCTTAATTTGATCAAGCCAGAATACTTTATTCCTATCCACGGGGAATATCGTATGCAACGTGTTCATGCCCAACTCGCCGAATCGACAGGAGTCAAACCAGAAAACATTTTTGTATTAGATAACGGCGATACAGTTGAATTTACTAAAGACGGCGCACGCCTCGGGTCGAAAGTACCGACAGGAAAAGTCCTAATCGATGGGCTCGGGGTTGGAGATGTAGGAAATATCGTACTAAGAGACCGCAAGCTGTTGTCACAAGATGGTATTTTAGTCGTTGTTGTCACTTTGAGTAAGCAGAAACGCATTGTTTTATCGGGTCCAGACATTATTTCTCGCGGTTTCGTCTACGTACGGGAATCGGAAAAGTTGTTAGATGAAGCGAATCAATTAGTGAGTGAAACGTTAGATCGCTGCATGAACGACAACATTAACGAATGGGCGTCACTGAAGACAAACGTCCGCGAAGCCCTCGGACGGTTTCTGTACGAAAAAACGCGTCGCCGCCCGATGATCTTGCCGATCATCATGGAAGTGTAA
- a CDS encoding ClpP family protease — MDNGQQADGEQPTKQPQTGVPGTNNEDAAKNAVVNTIQQLGQTSVPAVETNIHCLSIVGQIEGHVVLPPQNKTTKYEHIIPQIVAAEQNNKIEGILIVLNTVGGDVEAGLAIAEMIASMSKPTVTLVLGGGHSIGVPIAVSADRSFIAPTATMTVHPIRLTGLVIGVPQTFEYLDKMQERVVKFVTKHSRIGGERFKELMFKTGELTRDIGTNVIGEDAVKYELIDAVGGLGEAMAALNELIDARKQSAKDVVQ; from the coding sequence ATGGACAACGGCCAGCAAGCTGACGGCGAGCAGCCGACAAAACAACCGCAAACGGGAGTGCCGGGCACGAACAATGAGGATGCGGCGAAAAACGCGGTCGTCAACACGATTCAGCAATTGGGACAGACGAGTGTGCCGGCGGTGGAAACAAATATTCATTGTCTTTCTATCGTCGGACAGATCGAAGGACACGTCGTCTTACCGCCGCAAAACAAGACGACGAAATACGAGCACATCATTCCGCAAATCGTTGCAGCAGAACAAAACAACAAAATCGAAGGTATACTTATCGTGCTTAACACCGTCGGCGGGGACGTGGAGGCAGGTCTCGCTATCGCCGAAATGATCGCCTCCATGTCGAAACCGACCGTCACGCTCGTTTTGGGCGGTGGGCACAGCATCGGCGTGCCGATCGCTGTCTCTGCGGATCGCTCCTTTATCGCTCCGACGGCAACGATGACGGTCCATCCGATTCGCTTAACAGGTCTCGTCATCGGTGTGCCACAAACGTTCGAATACTTAGATAAAATGCAAGAGCGCGTCGTGAAGTTTGTCACGAAACACTCCCGTATAGGTGGAGAACGTTTTAAAGAACTGATGTTTAAAACGGGGGAACTGACACGCGATATCGGGACGAACGTGATCGGTGAAGACGCGGTAAAATACGAACTGATCGATGCCGTCGGGGGATTAGGTGAAGCGATGGCAGCGTTAAATGAGCTCATCGACGCGCGAAAACAGAGCGCAAAGGACGTGGTGCAATGA
- a CDS encoding YlzJ-like family protein: MIHYTPLPLEAVFDGWEELTTAPQEISIGGIKMLVEPLNEREAKIVRLISPDPAHFLNPAYEPGKTISFVPRTNA, from the coding sequence ATGATCCATTATACGCCGTTACCTCTAGAAGCTGTGTTTGACGGATGGGAGGAACTGACGACTGCGCCGCAAGAAATTTCCATAGGCGGAATCAAGATGCTCGTCGAACCGCTTAACGAACGAGAAGCAAAAATCGTTCGTCTCATTAGCCCCGACCCCGCTCACTTCCTCAACCCGGCTTATGAACCGGGAAAAACGATCAGCTTTGTCCCGCGAACAAACGCGTGA
- a CDS encoding DNA translocase FtsK: MALKKKSSRKERVRSGRWYEVCGIVLFAICVIVIGSFGAVGRSFTYVFRFFVGTWNFIVPLLGMYVAIHMMVKRDWPRQWTPRHSGFTLLLTAVLIVSHYLLFRSLDGNSSVLAETWKLVSREIDSTVPLDIGGGMIGAIGYASLRYLFDDVGTLIVSFVFILVGLLLVTSVSYAQLWRKLRNSGGAISTFTTKTMNGAWDSVQRRRLGFKEKRNQRRTEKDEDVEEGGPASSANAKVGDVPVIHDYSERTDGSDEKKLTREQGQLAWSELSESGETAQQGTKELATENGAPVLGPMGGAPEVGNYSLPPFSLLEKPKKIKQGEHKGMTANAKKLEQTLESFGVGAKVTQIHRGPAVTRYEVQPDIGVKVSRIVNLTDDLALALAAKDIRMEAPIPGKSAIGIEVPNPEVSIVNLRDVLESPQFHEAESKVSIALGRDISGESIVGDMSKMPHLLVAGATGSGKSVCINGIIASVLYKAKPNEVKFLMVDPKMVELNVYNGIPHLIAPVVTDPRHAALALKKIVAEMEKRYELFAESGARDISRYNQLMAEQHPEEPYPALPYIVVIVDELADLMMVAPQDVEDAICRLAQMARAAGIHLIIATQRPSVDVITGLIKANIPSRIAFGVSSQADSRTILDMGGAEKLLGRGDMLYLPVGAAKPTRIQGAFLSDQEVDRIVTFCKKQQEAHYNEDIIVQEEDLKEDNADVEDELYPEAVKLVVEAETASVSLLQRRLRIGYTRAARLIDEMEARGIVGPYEGSKPRDVLITRDQFRAGEEVTS; encoded by the coding sequence ATGGCCCTAAAAAAGAAATCATCGCGAAAAGAGCGTGTAAGAAGCGGGCGATGGTATGAAGTGTGCGGAATTGTCCTGTTCGCGATATGTGTGATCGTGATTGGCAGTTTTGGCGCGGTTGGGCGATCATTTACTTATGTTTTTCGCTTTTTTGTCGGGACGTGGAACTTTATCGTTCCACTGCTCGGTATGTACGTAGCTATCCATATGATGGTAAAGCGCGATTGGCCACGGCAGTGGACGCCGCGCCACAGCGGCTTTACCTTATTGTTAACGGCGGTGTTAATTGTTAGTCATTACTTGCTGTTTCGATCTCTCGACGGGAACAGTAGCGTGTTAGCGGAGACGTGGAAACTCGTTTCCCGCGAAATCGATTCTACGGTACCGTTAGATATCGGCGGTGGGATGATTGGTGCCATCGGCTATGCGTCGCTGCGTTACTTATTCGATGACGTCGGCACACTCATCGTTTCTTTCGTCTTTATTTTAGTAGGACTGTTGCTCGTTACGAGCGTTTCTTATGCGCAACTGTGGCGAAAACTACGAAACAGCGGGGGCGCGATTAGCACGTTTACAACGAAGACTATGAACGGCGCATGGGACAGTGTGCAGCGGAGGCGCCTCGGATTCAAAGAGAAGCGCAACCAGCGCCGTACAGAGAAGGACGAAGATGTGGAGGAAGGAGGTCCAGCTTCTTCTGCGAATGCAAAGGTCGGCGACGTCCCTGTCATCCACGACTACTCGGAACGCACAGACGGATCAGACGAGAAAAAGTTGACCCGCGAACAAGGGCAGCTCGCTTGGTCAGAGCTGTCAGAGTCGGGCGAAACGGCACAGCAGGGGACGAAAGAACTAGCTACAGAGAACGGTGCACCTGTCCTCGGGCCGATGGGTGGCGCCCCAGAAGTGGGCAATTATTCGCTGCCGCCGTTTAGTTTGTTGGAAAAACCGAAAAAGATTAAACAAGGCGAGCATAAAGGGATGACCGCCAACGCCAAAAAACTTGAACAGACACTCGAGTCGTTTGGCGTAGGGGCTAAAGTGACGCAAATCCACCGCGGGCCGGCCGTGACTCGCTATGAAGTGCAGCCGGACATCGGAGTGAAAGTAAGTCGCATCGTCAATTTGACCGACGATTTAGCGCTCGCCCTCGCCGCCAAAGACATTCGCATGGAAGCGCCAATTCCCGGAAAATCGGCGATCGGCATCGAAGTGCCAAATCCGGAAGTGTCGATCGTCAACTTGCGCGACGTTTTGGAAAGTCCGCAATTTCACGAAGCAGAATCGAAGGTAAGCATTGCGCTCGGACGGGATATTTCCGGTGAATCGATCGTCGGCGACATGAGCAAAATGCCGCACTTATTAGTTGCTGGGGCGACCGGATCGGGAAAGAGCGTCTGTATTAACGGAATTATTGCCAGTGTGCTCTATAAAGCGAAACCAAACGAAGTGAAGTTTTTAATGGTCGATCCGAAAATGGTCGAATTGAACGTGTACAACGGCATCCCGCATTTAATTGCACCTGTCGTTACTGATCCACGTCACGCCGCCTTAGCTTTGAAGAAGATTGTGGCGGAAATGGAAAAGCGTTACGAACTGTTTGCGGAAAGCGGTGCCCGCGACATCAGCCGTTACAATCAACTGATGGCTGAGCAACACCCGGAAGAACCGTACCCGGCTTTGCCGTACATCGTCGTCATTGTCGATGAGCTCGCCGACCTCATGATGGTGGCACCGCAGGACGTCGAAGATGCGATTTGTCGTCTGGCGCAAATGGCGCGTGCCGCGGGTATTCATTTAATTATTGCGACACAGCGCCCTTCGGTCGACGTCATTACGGGGTTAATTAAAGCGAATATTCCCTCGCGTATCGCGTTCGGCGTGTCGTCACAAGCAGACTCGCGCACGATCCTCGACATGGGAGGGGCGGAGAAATTGCTCGGGCGCGGTGACATGCTGTACTTACCAGTCGGTGCGGCTAAACCGACGCGCATTCAAGGGGCCTTCCTGTCCGATCAGGAAGTCGATCGGATCGTCACTTTCTGCAAAAAACAGCAGGAGGCACACTACAATGAAGATATCATCGTGCAAGAGGAAGATTTAAAAGAAGATAATGCAGACGTCGAAGACGAACTTTACCCAGAGGCGGTCAAGCTTGTCGTCGAGGCGGAGACGGCTTCTGTTTCGCTTCTGCAGCGTCGCTTACGCATCGGTTACACGCGTGCTGCCCGCTTGATCGATGAGATGGAGGCGCGCGGCATCGTCGGGCCGTATGAAGGGAGTAAACCGCGCGATGTACTCATTACGCGAGATCAGTTCCGCGCTGGGGAAGAAGTGACGAGTTAG
- a CDS encoding aspartate-semialdehyde dehydrogenase, with translation MSERAVNVAVVGATGAVGGQILRQLELRKFPVGTLKCLASQRSAGQTVSFDGAKVTVEEATPQSFSGVDVALFSAGGSVSKQLVPHAVASGAVAIDNTNAYRMNPDVPLVVPEVNSEKIKEHKGIISNPNCSTIQMVVALKPLVDRYGVKRVIVSTYQAVSGAGNSAIDALMEETRAALNGEAVSARAFPVGKLERHYQMAFNAIPQIDVPDEGGYTLEEMKMVRETKKIFGDESLAVTATCVRIPVATGHSESVYVELATDYDLDDVRQLLADTGGVTVIDDIAQQAYPMPLDAAGRDDVFVGRLRRDLDQPRALNMWVVADNLLKGAALNTVQIAEHLVKSL, from the coding sequence GTGAGTGAGAGAGCCGTAAATGTAGCAGTCGTCGGAGCGACGGGAGCAGTAGGTGGGCAAATACTTCGTCAATTAGAGCTGAGAAAATTTCCGGTAGGCACGTTAAAGTGTTTAGCGTCGCAGCGTTCCGCGGGTCAGACCGTTTCGTTTGACGGCGCGAAAGTGACAGTCGAAGAGGCGACACCGCAGTCGTTTAGCGGCGTCGACGTCGCCTTGTTCAGCGCGGGCGGTAGCGTCAGTAAGCAGCTGGTGCCCCATGCCGTCGCGAGCGGGGCAGTCGCGATTGACAATACGAACGCCTACCGCATGAACCCGGACGTACCCCTCGTCGTGCCAGAAGTGAACAGCGAAAAGATTAAAGAACATAAAGGGATTATTTCCAATCCGAACTGTTCGACGATTCAAATGGTCGTCGCCCTGAAGCCACTCGTCGACCGGTACGGCGTGAAACGGGTCATCGTATCGACGTACCAAGCCGTTTCGGGAGCTGGCAACAGTGCGATCGACGCGTTGATGGAAGAGACTCGCGCGGCTCTTAACGGTGAAGCCGTGTCTGCCCGCGCGTTTCCCGTGGGCAAGTTGGAGCGCCACTACCAAATGGCGTTTAACGCCATTCCGCAAATCGATGTCCCCGACGAAGGCGGCTATACGTTAGAAGAAATGAAAATGGTGCGCGAGACGAAAAAAATATTTGGCGATGAGTCGCTCGCCGTAACGGCGACGTGTGTGCGCATCCCGGTAGCGACCGGTCACTCGGAGTCGGTTTACGTCGAACTCGCTACAGATTACGATCTCGATGACGTACGCCAACTGTTAGCCGATACGGGCGGTGTGACAGTCATCGACGACATTGCACAGCAAGCGTACCCGATGCCGTTAGATGCTGCCGGGCGGGACGATGTGTTCGTCGGCCGCTTGCGTCGCGATTTGGACCAGCCGCGCGCCCTCAATATGTGGGTCGTCGCCGACAATTTATTAAAAGGCGCGGCACTCAATACGGTGCAAATCGCGGAACACCTCGTGAAAAGTTTATAA
- the dapG gene encoding aspartate kinase, translated as MRIIVQKFGGTSLKTPELRQRVVQHVQKALEEDYRVVIVVSAMGRRGDPYATDTLLDLINHNGKELNPRERDLLLSCGEIISASTLSSMLKMEHIDNCVLTGGQAGIVTNDTFSNAQIIAVNPKRLMEELARVPVAIVTGFQGQTPQGEVTTLGRGGSDTTATALAVALHAEMVDIFTDVEGIMTADPRIVEDAAPLDTVTYTEISNLAFQGAKVIHPRAVEIAMQTNIPIRVRSTLSDHAGTLVTHLNEINRTKNDVHDRLITGITQVPGVTQIKITAAEDDYDLHLKVFKAMAAHGISVDFISVNPSGIAYTVFDHVAERAQAILEEMGYRPQVLSNCAKVSTVGAGIAGVPGVMAKIVEALTQNEIPILQSADSHTTIWVLVHGHHMVRAVRALHHQFELHKLYIH; from the coding sequence ATGAGAATTATCGTACAGAAGTTCGGAGGCACGTCGCTGAAGACGCCCGAGTTGCGCCAGCGGGTCGTCCAGCACGTGCAGAAAGCACTCGAAGAAGATTACCGCGTCGTCATTGTCGTCTCCGCGATGGGACGGCGCGGCGACCCATATGCGACGGATACACTTTTGGACTTAATTAATCATAACGGGAAAGAATTAAATCCCCGCGAAAGGGACTTATTACTCAGCTGCGGCGAAATTATTTCAGCGTCGACGCTGTCCAGTATGCTAAAAATGGAGCATATTGACAACTGTGTCCTCACCGGTGGACAAGCGGGAATCGTCACGAACGACACGTTTAGTAATGCGCAAATTATTGCCGTCAACCCGAAACGATTGATGGAAGAACTCGCGCGAGTGCCGGTGGCGATTGTCACCGGCTTTCAAGGACAGACGCCACAAGGCGAGGTGACGACACTCGGTCGCGGCGGCAGCGATACGACTGCGACGGCGCTCGCAGTCGCATTGCACGCGGAAATGGTCGATATTTTTACGGACGTTGAAGGAATTATGACGGCAGATCCGCGGATCGTCGAAGATGCGGCACCACTCGATACAGTGACTTATACGGAAATTAGTAATTTAGCGTTTCAAGGGGCGAAAGTGATCCATCCCCGTGCGGTTGAAATTGCGATGCAGACGAACATCCCAATTCGCGTACGCTCGACGCTGTCAGATCACGCGGGGACGCTCGTCACACATTTAAACGAGATCAACCGCACGAAAAACGATGTGCACGATCGCCTCATCACGGGCATTACGCAAGTACCCGGTGTGACTCAAATTAAAATAACGGCAGCGGAAGACGACTACGACTTGCACTTGAAAGTGTTTAAAGCGATGGCGGCGCACGGGATCAGTGTCGACTTCATTAGTGTGAACCCGAGTGGCATCGCTTATACAGTGTTCGATCACGTTGCAGAACGAGCCCAAGCGATTTTAGAAGAAATGGGGTACCGTCCGCAAGTTCTCTCGAACTGTGCCAAAGTGTCAACCGTCGGTGCGGGTATTGCCGGCGTACCCGGCGTGATGGCAAAAATTGTCGAGGCGCTGACGCAAAATGAAATTCCAATCTTACAATCCGCTGACTCACATACGACGATTTGGGTGCTCGTGCACGGGCACCACATGGTACGGGCGGTTCGTGCATTACACCACCAATTTGAATTGCATAAACTTTACATTCACTAG
- a CDS encoding BMP family lipoprotein, whose translation MFKKKSLLLTLVLLLTAALLVAGCGAAKDEGKKEGATKGEDKKTEGEFSVGMVSDTGGIDDESFNQTGWEGVKRAEKELGAKINFIESKRDEDYVPNLTKFARQKTDISWGIGYKFDKAIPQVAKQFKDSKFGIVDSNLGGDIPDNVVSVMFKEHEASFLVGVIAAEMTKTDKVGFIGGITSPTIQKFQVGFEAGVHAVKPDAKVIVTYAESFDDVAKGRTLAKGLFDDGADIVYHAAGGVGKGLFDEVKTRKQGEFWVIGVDMDQSHLAPDHTLTSMIKRVDVGVFEMTKALKEGDFQGGKEVQFGLKENGVGIADNSDKHVPKDVLDKVDEFEKKIVDGEIEVPATPDELKEYKAK comes from the coding sequence ATGTTTAAGAAAAAATCGCTTCTCCTCACCCTCGTGTTGCTGTTGACGGCAGCACTGCTCGTCGCCGGATGTGGCGCGGCGAAAGACGAAGGGAAGAAAGAGGGTGCCACTAAAGGGGAGGATAAAAAGACCGAAGGCGAATTTTCCGTCGGCATGGTTAGCGATACAGGCGGGATCGACGACGAATCGTTTAACCAAACAGGTTGGGAAGGCGTCAAGCGGGCAGAGAAAGAACTCGGTGCGAAGATTAACTTTATCGAATCGAAGCGCGATGAAGACTACGTCCCGAACTTGACGAAATTTGCTCGTCAAAAAACAGATATTTCGTGGGGCATCGGCTACAAATTCGACAAAGCGATTCCGCAAGTGGCCAAGCAGTTTAAGGACAGCAAGTTCGGTATCGTCGACTCGAACCTTGGCGGCGATATTCCGGATAACGTCGTTTCTGTCATGTTTAAAGAGCACGAAGCGTCTTTCCTCGTCGGTGTCATTGCCGCTGAAATGACGAAAACAGACAAAGTCGGATTTATCGGTGGGATCACTTCTCCGACGATTCAAAAGTTCCAAGTCGGATTTGAAGCTGGTGTACACGCCGTTAAACCGGATGCGAAAGTGATCGTGACGTACGCCGAAAGTTTTGACGATGTAGCGAAGGGGCGTACACTCGCCAAAGGACTGTTTGACGACGGGGCGGACATCGTATACCACGCGGCTGGCGGCGTCGGCAAAGGGTTGTTCGACGAAGTGAAGACGCGGAAACAAGGAGAGTTCTGGGTGATCGGCGTCGATATGGATCAATCGCACTTAGCGCCGGATCACACGTTAACGTCGATGATCAAACGCGTCGATGTCGGTGTGTTTGAAATGACGAAGGCACTCAAAGAAGGCGATTTCCAAGGTGGGAAAGAAGTCCAATTCGGCTTAAAAGAAAATGGTGTCGGCATTGCGGACAATTCGGACAAGCACGTGCCGAAAGACGTGCTCGATAAAGTGGATGAGTTCGAGAAAAAAATCGTCGACGGCGAAATCGAGGTACCGGCTACACCTGATGAACTGAAGGAATACAAAGCGAAATAA
- the dapA gene encoding 4-hydroxy-tetrahydrodipicolinate synthase: MNFGQVITAMVTPFDKNENIAWDEVTRITEWLIETGSDGIVVAGTTGESPALTVEEKIALFRHVARTANGRATVIAGTGSNSTAATVELTKQASECGVDGILLVAPYYNKPSQAGLYEHFRTVAAATELPIMLYNIPGRTGVNMSADTVVRLAEISNIVAIKEASGDFVQASDIVRRTPDDFYLYSGDDKNTLPLMAVGAHGVVSVASHLIGNEMKQMVAAFTAGDHQAARALHEQWLDVFEDLFIAPNPVPVKYALAALGYGDERVRLPLVPATEQQKIELAQIVKKVRAR; encoded by the coding sequence TTGAATTTCGGGCAAGTCATTACGGCAATGGTGACGCCATTTGACAAAAATGAGAACATCGCTTGGGACGAAGTGACGCGTATTACGGAATGGCTAATAGAGACGGGGAGTGACGGCATCGTCGTCGCTGGTACGACGGGGGAATCGCCCGCGCTGACCGTCGAGGAAAAAATCGCCTTATTCCGCCACGTCGCGCGCACCGCTAACGGCAGGGCGACCGTCATCGCTGGAACGGGCTCCAATTCAACTGCGGCGACGGTCGAACTGACGAAGCAAGCGTCCGAATGCGGCGTCGACGGGATTTTGCTCGTCGCGCCTTATTACAACAAACCTTCGCAAGCAGGACTGTACGAACATTTTCGCACGGTAGCAGCAGCGACCGAACTGCCGATCATGCTGTACAACATTCCAGGCCGTACAGGTGTGAATATGAGCGCAGATACGGTCGTGCGCCTTGCGGAAATCTCCAATATCGTGGCGATCAAGGAAGCGAGTGGCGACTTCGTGCAAGCTTCGGACATCGTGCGACGAACGCCCGACGATTTTTACTTGTATAGCGGCGACGATAAAAACACGTTGCCGCTCATGGCCGTCGGCGCACACGGCGTCGTCAGCGTCGCCAGTCACCTGATCGGTAACGAAATGAAGCAAATGGTCGCGGCGTTCACTGCGGGCGATCATCAGGCTGCTCGCGCGCTTCACGAACAGTGGCTCGACGTGTTTGAAGACTTGTTTATCGCACCGAACCCGGTTCCGGTCAAGTACGCGCTAGCGGCACTCGGTTACGGCGACGAGCGCGTGCGTTTACCGCTTGTCCCGGCGACAGAACAACAAAAAATTGAGCTCGCGCAAATCGTAAAAAAAGTACGCGCGCGCTAA